A single Anopheles arabiensis isolate DONGOLA chromosome 2, AaraD3, whole genome shotgun sequence DNA region contains:
- the LOC120901376 gene encoding COP9 signalosome complex subunit 5 produces MEMARKTWEMENNIVVLPPSDEIFRYDAEQQQRILTARPWEKDPNFFKDIKISALALIKMVTHSRSGGALEVMGLLLGKVVDDTMVVMDAFALPVEGTETRVNAQSQAYEYMAAYIESAKEVGRMENAIGWYHSHPGYGCWLSGIDVNTQMLNQNYQEPFVAIVIDPVRTVSAGKVCLGAFRTYPKGYKPPNEEPSEYQTIPLSKIEDFGVHCKQYYQLDVTYFKSALDRKLLDSLWNKYWMNTLGSSGLLSNPDYTTRQILDLSEKLELSEASLGRGQFMASGSLDPNEKRTEDKLSKASRDCSRASIELIHGLMAQISKHKLFNTINTGEAKGADNTA; encoded by the exons ATGGAGATGGCAAGAAAAACGTGGGAGATGGAGAACAACATCGTCGTTCTCCCGCCGAGTGACGAGATATTTCGCTACGAtgcggaacagcagcagcgcatcCTGACTGCCCGGCCCTGGGAGAAGGATCCGAACTTTTTTAAGGACATAAAAATTTCCGCCCTGGCACTGATCAAAATGGTGACGCACTCGCGCTCCGGTGGTGCGCTCGAGGTGATGGGACTGCTGCTGGGCAAGGTGGTCGACGAcacgatggtggtgatggacGCGTTCGCCCTACCGGTCGAGGGCACCGAAACGCGGGTCAACGCTCAATCGCAAGCGTACGAGTACATGGCCGCGTACATCGAATCGGCCAAGGAAGTAGGCCGCATGGAGAACGCGATCGGATGGTACCACAGCCATCCCGGGTACGGTTGCTGGCTGTCCGGTATCGACGTCAACACGCAGATGCTCAATCAAAACTACCAGGAACCGTTTGTGGCGATCGTGATCGATCCGGTCAGAACCGTATCGGCCGGTAAGGTGTGTCTCGGTGCATTCCGCACCTATCCCAAAG GATACAAACCACCGAACGAAGAGCCGTCAGAGTATCAGACAATTCCGTTGAGCAAAATCGAAGACTTTGGCGTGCACTGCAAGCAGTACTATCAGCTGGACGTAACGTACTTCAAGTCGGCCCTCGATCGGAAGCTGCTCGATTCGCTGTGGAACAAGTACTGGATGAATACGCTGGGCAGTTCCGGACTGCTGAGCAACCCGGACTACACCACACGGCAAATTTTGGACCTTTCGGAAAAGCTCGAGCTTAGCGAGGCAAGCCTCGGACGGGGACAGTTCATGGCGAGCGGTTCGCTCGATCCGAACGAGAAACGCACGGAGGATAAACTATCAAAGGCCAGCCGCGATTGTAGCCGCGCCTCGATCGAACTTATTCACGGGCTGATGGCGCAAATTTCGAAGCACAAGCTGTTTAACACGATTAACACCGGCGAGGCGAAGGGTGCGGATAATACTGCCTGA